A window of bacterium contains these coding sequences:
- a CDS encoding ABC transporter substrate-binding protein: MKSTLYRIGILAIVLLALGAWLSGPGGGIFMPASALAQAKYHEAPMLAALVRAGKLPPVAQRLPEDPLVVNTVEGIGQYGGVWRRGFLGPSDFNNVHRIVYDALVRYSPDGSKVEPKYASSVTPSKDFTTWTVKLRAGAKWSDGSPFTADDIMFWYNDVLLNKDLTPALPVWMKNHDGSPVAVQRVDDITVRWTYKDPNTTFLMELANKDSGDRQYACFLPARYLKQFHAKYAERAKLDQLVAAAKFKTWVELFAARAHPPENPERPVMAAWVPATRISDQLFVLRRNPYYVGVDKAGNQLPYIDAVQFKFFADIQSLNLAAIAGQLDEQERHIILSNYPVLKEHEKDGKYRVILWQGFGGADADVTFNETYIKDPDLGRLFQNRDFRIAMSYAINRNQIKESAFLGLGEARQPVPAPWLPYYPGNLYAYKYTEYRPDEANRLLDRIGLDKKDPEGFRFFPGSNRRVTVELSVVPVFGPWPDVAQLIAKDWERVGIKTIVQVRERSLHFQMRQSNDLQAEIWNQGSGGFPFTGTTMYDPRTILYGTITTGPLWKQWFDTNGKEGMEPPAPVKRLVELIDKAKMDDPKTQVRDAQEIFKIWVDNVFEIGTIGLTPMDQGVAVVNVRMHNVPTKLGKDWPLRTPGNARTEQFYYK, from the coding sequence ATGAAAAGCACACTCTATCGCATCGGGATCCTGGCGATCGTGCTGCTCGCGTTGGGGGCCTGGCTGTCGGGCCCGGGCGGCGGGATTTTTATGCCGGCGTCAGCGCTGGCCCAGGCCAAATACCACGAGGCGCCGATGCTCGCCGCCCTCGTGCGGGCGGGCAAGTTGCCCCCGGTCGCACAGCGTCTCCCCGAGGATCCGCTCGTTGTCAATACCGTGGAGGGGATCGGCCAGTACGGCGGCGTCTGGCGCCGCGGTTTCCTCGGCCCGAGCGATTTTAACAACGTCCACCGCATCGTCTACGACGCCCTCGTGCGCTACTCACCGGACGGGAGCAAGGTCGAGCCGAAGTATGCCTCGAGCGTGACGCCGTCCAAGGACTTCACGACGTGGACGGTCAAGCTGCGCGCGGGTGCCAAGTGGTCGGACGGCAGCCCGTTCACGGCCGACGACATCATGTTCTGGTACAATGACGTGCTCCTGAACAAGGACCTCACCCCAGCCCTGCCCGTGTGGATGAAGAACCACGATGGCTCACCGGTCGCGGTCCAGCGGGTGGACGACATCACGGTCCGCTGGACGTACAAGGACCCGAACACCACCTTCCTGATGGAGCTGGCCAACAAGGACAGCGGCGACCGTCAATATGCGTGCTTTCTCCCGGCCCGATACCTGAAGCAGTTCCACGCTAAGTACGCGGAGCGGGCGAAGCTGGACCAGTTGGTCGCCGCGGCCAAGTTCAAAACGTGGGTGGAGCTCTTTGCCGCCAGGGCGCATCCGCCCGAGAACCCCGAGCGCCCCGTAATGGCGGCGTGGGTGCCCGCGACGCGCATCAGTGACCAGCTGTTCGTGCTGCGCCGCAACCCCTACTACGTTGGCGTGGACAAAGCGGGGAACCAGCTCCCGTACATCGACGCGGTCCAGTTCAAGTTTTTTGCCGACATCCAGTCCCTCAACCTCGCCGCCATCGCCGGCCAGCTGGACGAACAGGAGCGGCATATCATCCTCAGCAATTACCCGGTGCTCAAGGAGCACGAGAAAGACGGCAAATACCGCGTCATCCTCTGGCAGGGCTTCGGCGGCGCGGACGCCGACGTCACGTTCAACGAGACCTACATCAAGGACCCCGACCTCGGCCGCTTGTTCCAGAACCGGGACTTCCGCATCGCTATGTCGTACGCGATCAACCGGAACCAGATCAAAGAATCTGCGTTCCTCGGCCTCGGCGAAGCACGCCAACCCGTCCCCGCGCCCTGGTTGCCATACTACCCCGGCAATCTCTACGCTTACAAGTACACGGAGTACCGGCCCGACGAGGCCAACCGGCTGCTCGACCGAATCGGCCTCGACAAGAAAGACCCGGAGGGCTTCCGCTTCTTTCCCGGCAGCAACCGCCGAGTCACCGTCGAGCTCTCCGTCGTGCCCGTCTTCGGTCCTTGGCCGGACGTCGCGCAGCTGATCGCCAAGGACTGGGAGCGGGTCGGCATCAAGACGATCGTCCAGGTGCGTGAGCGGTCGCTGCACTTCCAGATGCGCCAGTCCAACGATCTGCAGGCGGAGATCTGGAACCAGGGCAGCGGCGGCTTTCCGTTCACCGGAACGACGATGTACGATCCCCGCACGATCCTCTACGGCACCATCACGACCGGGCCTCTGTGGAAGCAGTGGTTCGACACGAACGGGAAGGAAGGCATGGAACCCCCGGCGCCTGTCAAGCGTCTCGTGGAATTGATCGACAAGGCCAAAATGGACGATCCCAAGACTCAGGTGCGGGACGCTCAGGAAATCTTCAAGATTTGGGTGGACAACGTGTTCGAGATCGGCACGATCGGCCTGACCCCGATGGATCAGGGCGTGGCCGTCGTCAACGTCCGCATGCACAACGTGCCGACCAAGCTGGGCAAGGACTGGCCGCTGCGCACGCCGGGAAACGCGCGCACGGAGCAGTTCTACTACAAGTAG